In Amaranthus tricolor cultivar Red isolate AtriRed21 chromosome 3, ASM2621246v1, whole genome shotgun sequence, a single window of DNA contains:
- the LOC130808306 gene encoding uncharacterized protein LOC130808306, with the protein MFNPGKGHWEDLELHQLDVKTAFLHGELEEEIFMKQPEGFEVAGKENHVCRLKRSLYGLKQSPRQWYKRFDSFMISHDFVRSSYDSCVYLKKFEDGSLLYLLLYVDDMLVACSSLLKVEDLVDLELHQLDVKTAFLHGELEEEIFMKQPEGFEVAGKENHVCRLKRSLYGLKQSPRQWYKRFDSFMISHDFVRSSYDSCVYLKKFEDGSLLYLLLYVDDMLVACSSLLKVEDLVDLELHQLDVKTAFLHGELEEEIFMKQPEGFEVAGKENHVCRLKRSLYGLKQSPRQWYKRFDSFMISHDFVRSSYDSCVYLKKFEDGSLLYLLLYVDDMLVACSSLLKVEDFAFHFIKTGSTGSHLSRVGYPITNFMEDDRSIEPREEDRAYQAK; encoded by the exons atgtttAATCCGGGTAaaggacattgggag gatttggagttacatcaattggatgtaaagacggcttttcttcacggtgagcttgaagaagaaatctttatgaagcaaccggaaggttttgaggtagccggtaaggagaatcatgtgtgtagattgaagaggtcattgtatgggttgaagcaatctccaaggcaatggtacaaaaggtttgattcctttatgatttcacatgattttgttagaagttcttatgatagctgtgtttatcttaagaaatttgaagatggttctttactatatttgctcttatatgttgatgatatgctagtagcatgtagctctttgcttaaggtggaggact tggtt gatttggagttacatcaattggatgtaaagacggcttttcttcacggtgagcttgaagaagaaatctttatgaagcaaccggaaggttttgaggtagccggtaaggagaatcatgtgtgtagattgaagaggtcattgtatgggttgaagcaatctccaaggcaatggtacaaaaggtttgattcctttatgatttcacatgattttgttagaagttcttatgatagctgtgtttatcttaagaaatttgaagatggttctttactatatttgctcttatatgttgatgatatgctagtagcatgtagctctttgcttaaggtggaggact tggtt gatttggagttacatcaattggatgtaaagacggcttttcttcacggtgagcttgaagaagaaatctttatgaagcaaccggaaggttttgaggtagccggtaaggagaatcatgtgtgtagattgaagaggtcattgtatgggttgaagcaatctccaaggcaatggtacaaaaggtttgattcctttatgatttcacatgattttgttagaagttcttatgatagctgtgtttatcttaagaaatttgaagatggttctttactatatttgctcttatatgttgatgatatgctagtagcatgtagctctttgcttaaggtggaggact TCGCCTTTCATTTCATTAAGACTGGGTCAACGGGTTCCCATTTAAGCCGAGTCGGATACCCGATTACGAATTTCatg GAAGATGATCGAAGTATTGAACCCAGAGAAGAAGATAGAGCATACCAAGCGAAATGA
- the LOC130808307 gene encoding secreted RxLR effector protein 161-like has protein sequence MRILRYVKGSIDYGILYRNVRKFEVVGYCDVDYAGDLDTRRSTTSYVFNLGFGVVSWCNKRQTTVLLSSTEAEYRASAMATQECVWLTQLLKDLHQPVDYGVMLSCDNQSAIRLAENPVFHARTKHVEVHYHFVREKVLRGESNLSK, from the coding sequence ATGCGAATATTGAGGTATGTCAAAGGAAGTATTGATTATGGTATCCTTTACCGTAATGTTAGAAAATTTGAAGTTGTTGGATATTGTGATGTTGATTATGCTGGAGATCTTGATACACGTCGATCAACTACTAGTTATGTGTTCAACCTGGGTTTTGGAGTAGTTTCATGGTGTAATAAGAGACAAACAACAGTGTTATTGTCAAGTACGGAAGCAGAGTACCGAGCATCAGCGATGGCAACACAAGAATGTGTATGGCTCACCCAGCTACTGAAGGATTTGCATCAGCCTGTTGACTATGGTgtcatgttaagttgcgataatcAGTCGGCTATACGACTAGCTGAAAATCCAGTGTTTCATGCTAGGACTAAGCATGTGGAGGTACATTATCACTTTGTTCGAGAAAAGGTTCTACGAGGTGAATCCAACTTAAGCAAGTGA